From a single Apium graveolens cultivar Ventura chromosome 2, ASM990537v1, whole genome shotgun sequence genomic region:
- the LOC141708139 gene encoding uncharacterized protein LOC141708139: MATVHSIYNPASRTVSFIKTTKQLSLQVASLIMAIHQIMATILFFILALSCAHLSTCQVFKGSVSCLDCKADFDFSGIKVALECKQAKRLTVTITEKDGSFKTALPTSILASTPSDNCLASILGGPELLYTTRKNMVTGIVKIHESDSSSYTNFNPLSFYTSCPLSHGKCEGTSSGIESSKTVDLPLPREWGLAPSSYYVPFLPIIGIP; this comes from the exons ATGGCTACCGTCCACTCTATTTATAACCCTGCTTCACGTACTGTATCTTTTATCAAAACGACTAAGCAGCTTAGTCTTCAAGTAGCTTCTCTAATAATGGCTATTCATCAGATAATGGCGACAATATTGTTCTTCATTTTGGCCCTCTCTTGTGCTCATCTTTCGACATGCCAGGTTTTCAAGGGCTCAGTCTCTTGCTTAGACTGCAAGGCCGATTTTGATTTTTCAG GCATAAAGGTTGCACTTGAGTGCAAACAAGCAAAGAGGTTGACTGTAACAATCACCGAGAAAGATGGATCTTTTAAAACCGCGCTTCCAACAAGCATATTAGCATCAACTCCTTCAGATAACTGCTTGGCTAGTATCCTAGGTGGTCCAGAACTGCTCTATACTACAAGGAAAAATATGGTTACCGGCATAGTCAAGATCCATGAATCTGATTCCTCTTCTTACACCAATTTCAACCCTCTGAGCTTCTACACATCATGCCCTTTGTCACACGGAAAATGTGAGGGCACAAGTTCTGGCATTGAGTCGTCTAAGACCGTTGATCTGCCTCTGCCAAGGGAATGGGGCTTAGCTCCATCTAGCTATTatgttccttttcttcccatcattGGTATACCATAA